The Streptomyces sp. B3I8 nucleotide sequence GGACATTCTCGACCTCGGCGGTCGTGGGCATCGCGGTGGAACAGGCGAGGCGGGAGGCGACGAGCGCCCCGGCCGCGTTGGCGTACCGCATGGTCTTCTCCAGGGTCCAGCCGGACAGCAGGCCGTGACAGAGCGCCCCGCCGAAGGCGTCGCCCGCGCCGAGGCCGTTGACGACCTCCACCGGCACCGGCGGGACCTCGGCCTCGTCGCCGTCGCGGTGGACGGCGAGGACACCCTTGGGGCCCTGCTTGACCACGGCGAGCTCCACGCCGGCGGCCAGCAGCGCCTCGGCGCAGGCGCGCGGTTCGCGCACCCCGGTGGCGATCTCGCACTCGTCGAGGTTGCCGACGGCGACGGTGGCGTACCGCAGGGCCTCGGTGTAGTAGGGGCGGGCGGTCTCCGGGTCCTGCCAGAACATCGGCCGCCAGTCCAGGTCGAAGACGGTGGTGCCGGCCCTGGCACGGGCCCGGAGGGCGGCGAGGGTGGCCGAGCGGCTGGGTTCCTCGCTCAGCCCGGTGCCGGTGACCCAGAAGACGCGGGCCGCCCGGATCGCGGGAAGATCCAGCTCGGCGGCGGTGAGGTACAGATCGGGGGCCTTGGGGCGACGATAGAAGTACAGCGGGAAGTCGTCCGGCGGGAAGATCTCGCAGAACGT carries:
- the iolC gene encoding 5-dehydro-2-deoxygluconokinase — protein: MGRIGVDLYPLQTGVPLAEVESFGKFLGGSAANVAVAAARLGRSSAVITRTGDDPFGCYLHTELRAFGVDDRYVTPVAGEQTPLTFCEIFPPDDFPLYFYRRPKAPDLYLTAAELDLPAIRAARVFWVTGTGLSEEPSRSATLAALRARARAGTTVFDLDWRPMFWQDPETARPYYTEALRYATVAVGNLDECEIATGVREPRACAEALLAAGVELAVVKQGPKGVLAVHRDGDEAEVPPVPVEVVNGLGAGDAFGGALCHGLLSGWTLEKTMRYANAAGALVASRLACSTAMPTTAEVENVLTGVQGLRNGDRPVR